Proteins found in one Deltaproteobacteria bacterium genomic segment:
- a CDS encoding efflux RND transporter permease subunit produces TGLDKMLYMSATSDSSGMCRIELTFAPGTDPDLAWSKVQNKLQLAMASLPTVVQNIGVEVGKATKNYLLIVGLISEDGSMSGYDLRDYAQSNLEKVLARVPGVGEVQNYGYQYAMRVWLDPVKLTNYHLTMEDVIRALRAYNVEVSAGQFGGTPAVKGQRLNASIIVQHLLQTPDEFAKIPIRTNPDGSIVRIKDLGKTELGTEYYDVEFFYNGKPAAAQAIRMTAGANALATADAIKAKLKEMSRYFPKGMKVVYPYDTTPFTRVAIEEVVKTLFEAIFLVFVIMYLFMGNIRATLIPTIAVPVVLLGTFGILGLFGFSINMLTMFAMVLAIGLLVDDAIVVVENVERIMSEEGLPPREATAKSMDQITSALIGIGAVLAAVFGPMALFQGSTGVLYRQFSVTIITSMLLSVIVALILTPVLCATLLKPVAAGHEPADKAIFFLRPFFRWFDHIFFWVRDLYVRVVGRSFSRTLRYLVIYLLIVTTVGFLFYRMPTAYLPDEDQGILLGQVIMPTGSTLEQNLQVLNQIQDYFLQNEPEAVESCGILAGYSFAGRAQTNGLAFIKLKDWKLRDRPELKVMAVAGRAMRAFSQIRNARIFVFPPPSVIELGNATGFDFELLDFGGLGHAALMSARNQLLDMARQDPRLTRVRPNGMEDVPEYRIDVDWEKAGALGVPITEIHNTISAAFGGAYVNDFIQAGRVKRVYVQADAPNRMLPNDLEKLYVRNGSGKMVPFASFASGHWTYGSPKLERYNGFPSINIWGEPAPGRSTGEAMQAMEELTSKLPRGIGFDWTGLSYQERMATAQGPILYAFSIFVIFLCVAALYESWTIPFVNMLMLPLGVFGAILATTLRGLPNDVYFQIGFLTTLGLSTKNAILIIQFIKERLRHGDGLIDATLGAVRIRFRPVIMTSLAFFFGTLPLAIASGAGAGAMNAIGTAVTGGMLSATFIDLLFIPMFFVLVSSLFKKKQPPQIPEQELDSTGPQEVR; encoded by the coding sequence GACCGGGCTTGACAAGATGCTTTATATGTCGGCCACCAGTGACTCTTCAGGCATGTGCCGCATTGAATTAACTTTTGCCCCGGGGACTGATCCGGACCTCGCCTGGTCCAAAGTTCAGAACAAGCTCCAGCTTGCCATGGCCAGCCTGCCGACGGTCGTGCAAAACATCGGCGTCGAGGTTGGCAAGGCCACGAAAAACTATTTACTTATCGTAGGCCTGATATCGGAAGACGGCAGCATGAGCGGCTATGATCTGCGAGATTATGCCCAATCCAACCTAGAAAAGGTGCTGGCCCGAGTGCCGGGGGTGGGGGAGGTGCAAAATTACGGATATCAATATGCCATGCGGGTCTGGCTCGACCCGGTCAAGCTGACCAATTACCACCTGACGATGGAAGATGTTATCAGGGCGCTTCGGGCCTACAACGTCGAGGTCTCCGCCGGGCAGTTCGGCGGGACCCCGGCGGTGAAAGGCCAACGCTTGAACGCCTCCATCATCGTTCAGCATCTTCTCCAGACCCCGGATGAATTTGCCAAGATCCCCATCCGCACCAACCCGGATGGCTCCATTGTTCGGATCAAGGATCTGGGCAAGACCGAACTGGGGACCGAATACTACGATGTCGAGTTCTTTTACAATGGCAAGCCTGCCGCAGCCCAGGCCATCCGGATGACCGCGGGCGCCAATGCGCTGGCCACGGCTGATGCCATCAAGGCGAAACTAAAAGAGATGAGCCGCTATTTTCCCAAGGGGATGAAGGTGGTTTATCCCTACGACACCACTCCCTTTACCCGTGTGGCCATTGAGGAGGTGGTCAAGACCCTCTTTGAGGCGATTTTTCTGGTTTTTGTAATCATGTACCTGTTCATGGGGAATATCCGGGCCACCCTGATCCCGACCATCGCGGTGCCGGTGGTGCTGCTGGGGACTTTTGGGATTTTGGGACTTTTCGGGTTTTCCATCAACATGCTGACCATGTTTGCCATGGTACTGGCCATCGGGCTTCTGGTGGACGACGCCATCGTGGTCGTGGAAAACGTGGAGCGGATTATGAGCGAAGAGGGGCTCCCGCCCCGAGAGGCCACCGCTAAGTCCATGGACCAGATTACCAGTGCCCTGATCGGCATCGGGGCGGTGCTGGCGGCGGTTTTTGGCCCTATGGCGCTTTTTCAGGGCTCTACCGGGGTTCTCTACCGCCAGTTTTCCGTGACCATCATCACCTCCATGCTGCTGTCGGTGATAGTGGCCCTGATCCTGACGCCGGTCCTTTGTGCCACACTACTAAAACCAGTGGCGGCCGGACATGAGCCCGCGGACAAGGCAATCTTTTTCCTGCGTCCGTTTTTCAGGTGGTTTGATCACATCTTTTTCTGGGTCCGAGATCTCTATGTGAGAGTGGTCGGTCGCTCTTTCTCCAGGACCTTGCGCTACTTGGTTATTTACCTGCTGATCGTGACCACGGTGGGATTCCTGTTTTATCGAATGCCCACCGCTTATCTCCCGGATGAAGACCAGGGTATACTCCTTGGCCAGGTAATCATGCCCACCGGCTCTACCCTTGAACAAAACCTGCAGGTCTTGAACCAGATCCAGGATTATTTCCTCCAGAACGAACCAGAGGCGGTTGAATCATGCGGAATCTTGGCCGGTTACAGCTTTGCCGGCCGGGCCCAGACCAACGGCCTGGCATTTATCAAGCTCAAAGACTGGAAGCTCCGCGACCGGCCGGAGCTAAAGGTTATGGCAGTTGCGGGAAGGGCCATGCGAGCCTTTTCTCAAATCCGAAACGCCAGGATCTTTGTCTTCCCGCCGCCGTCAGTCATTGAACTGGGCAATGCTACGGGGTTTGATTTTGAGTTGCTGGACTTCGGCGGACTGGGCCACGCCGCCTTGATGTCGGCCCGCAATCAACTGCTAGACATGGCCAGGCAGGACCCGAGATTAACCCGGGTTCGACCCAATGGCATGGAAGACGTCCCCGAATACCGGATTGACGTGGATTGGGAAAAGGCCGGGGCCTTGGGGGTTCCCATCACCGAGATCCACAACACCATTTCGGCGGCCTTCGGCGGTGCTTATGTCAACGACTTTATTCAAGCCGGGCGGGTCAAACGGGTTTACGTCCAAGCGGACGCCCCTAACCGCATGTTACCCAATGATCTGGAAAAACTCTATGTGCGTAATGGGTCAGGGAAAATGGTTCCCTTTGCTTCTTTTGCCTCCGGCCACTGGACCTACGGTTCTCCCAAGCTGGAGCGCTACAACGGCTTCCCGTCCATCAATATCTGGGGCGAACCAGCGCCCGGAAGAAGTACCGGTGAGGCGATGCAGGCCATGGAAGAGCTCACCTCGAAGTTGCCGCGGGGAATCGGTTTTGACTGGACCGGGCTCTCTTATCAGGAAAGGATGGCAACCGCCCAAGGGCCTATCCTCTATGCCTTTTCCATTTTCGTGATTTTTCTTTGTGTGGCGGCCCTGTATGAAAGCTGGACCATCCCGTTTGTAAATATGCTGATGTTACCGCTGGGGGTATTTGGCGCGATTTTGGCCACTACGTTGCGGGGGCTGCCCAATGATGTCTATTTCCAGATCGGATTTCTGACCACGCTCGGCCTTTCGACCAAAAACGCCATTCTGATTATTCAGTTTATCAAAGAACGGTTGCGGCATGGAGATGGACTGATCGATGCCACCCTGGGAGCGGTGAGAATACGATTCCGCCCGGTCATCATGACGTCGCTGGCCTTTTTCTTTGGTACCCTGCCGCTGGCCATTGCTTCCGGGGCGGGGGCCGGCGCCATGAATGCCATTGGGACCGCGGTTACCGGCGGGATGCTCTCCGCCACTTTCATTGATCTTCTTTTCATCCCGATGTTCTTTGTCCTCGTATCAAGTCTATTCAAGAAAAAGCAACCCCCGCAAATCCCTGAGCAAGAGCTTGATTCCACCGGGCCCCAGGAGGTGCGTTAA